In Halorhabdus rudnickae, the following proteins share a genomic window:
- the leuC gene encoding 3-isopropylmalate dehydratase large subunit — protein sequence MSQGTLYDKVWDRHKVTTLPNGQDQLFVGLHLIHEVTSPQAFGMLRERDIEVARPDLTHATVDHIVPTADQSRPYSDDAAEEMMSELEENVHDAGIEFSDPTTGDQGIVHVIGPEQGITQPGKTIVCGDSHTSTHGAFGALAFGIGTSQIRDVLATQCIAMEKQKVRKIQVDGELGPGVEAKDIILEIIRRLGTDGGVGYVYEYAGEAIENLDMEGRMSICNMSIEGGARAGYVNPDETTYEWMEDTDYFQENPEAFDELKPYWESIRSDEDAQYDDVVHIDANELEPVVTWGTTPGQGIGISDPIPAPEDLPEDKQETARRAQEHMRVEPGETMAGYDIDVVFLGSCTNARLPDLRRAANIVEGREVDDSVRAMVVPGSQRVQQAAEEEGLADIFREAGFEWRNAGCSMCLGMNEDQLEGDEASASSSNRNFVGRQGSKDGRTVLMNPQMVAAAAITGEVTDVRELSEVTPA from the coding sequence ATGAGCCAGGGAACGCTGTACGACAAGGTGTGGGATCGCCACAAGGTAACGACGCTGCCCAATGGGCAGGATCAGCTGTTCGTGGGGCTACACCTCATCCACGAGGTCACCAGCCCGCAGGCCTTCGGCATGCTTCGGGAACGGGACATCGAGGTCGCCCGGCCGGACCTGACTCACGCGACCGTCGATCACATCGTCCCGACGGCCGATCAGTCTCGGCCCTACAGCGACGACGCGGCCGAGGAGATGATGTCCGAACTCGAAGAGAACGTCCACGATGCGGGCATCGAATTTTCCGACCCGACAACGGGCGATCAGGGCATCGTCCACGTCATCGGCCCGGAGCAGGGCATCACCCAGCCCGGCAAGACGATCGTCTGTGGCGACAGCCACACATCGACGCACGGGGCCTTTGGCGCGCTGGCGTTTGGCATCGGAACCTCTCAGATCCGGGACGTCCTGGCCACCCAGTGTATCGCCATGGAGAAACAGAAGGTCCGGAAGATCCAGGTCGATGGCGAACTGGGACCGGGTGTCGAAGCCAAAGATATCATCCTGGAAATTATCCGGCGATTGGGCACCGACGGCGGCGTCGGCTACGTCTATGAGTACGCTGGCGAGGCCATCGAGAACCTGGACATGGAAGGCCGAATGAGCATCTGTAACATGTCCATCGAGGGTGGCGCTCGCGCGGGCTACGTCAACCCCGACGAGACCACCTACGAGTGGATGGAAGACACCGACTACTTCCAGGAGAACCCCGAGGCCTTCGACGAGCTGAAACCGTACTGGGAATCCATCCGTAGCGACGAGGACGCCCAGTACGACGACGTGGTTCACATCGACGCGAACGAACTGGAGCCGGTCGTCACGTGGGGCACGACTCCGGGCCAGGGCATCGGTATCTCCGATCCGATCCCCGCACCCGAGGATCTGCCCGAGGACAAACAGGAGACGGCCCGGCGTGCCCAGGAGCACATGCGGGTCGAACCCGGCGAGACCATGGCGGGCTACGACATCGACGTGGTCTTCCTGGGTTCGTGTACGAATGCACGCCTGCCCGACTTGCGCCGTGCGGCCAACATCGTCGAGGGCCGAGAGGTCGACGACAGCGTCCGGGCGATGGTCGTCCCTGGTAGCCAGCGCGTCCAGCAGGCCGCCGAGGAGGAGGGCCTGGCGGACATCTTCCGCGAAGCCGGTTTCGAGTGGCGCAACGCCGGCTGTTCGATGTGTCTGGGGATGAACGAAGACCAACTGGAGGGTGATGAGGCCTCGGCCTCGTCGTCGAATCGGAACTTCGTCGGTCGCCAGGGCAGCAAAGACGGCCGGACCGTCCTGATGAACCCCCAGATGGTCGCCGCGGCGGCGATCACCGGGGAAGTAACTGACGTGCGCGAACTGTCGGAGGTGACTCCCGCATGA
- the ilvC gene encoding ketol-acid reductoisomerase produces the protein MTDEFDTTVYYDEDADESYLEDVTVAVLGFGSQGHAHAQNLDDSGVDVVVGLPEDNDDRPVVEDAGLRVETPADAAAEGDIVVMLVPDNVQPVVYDDIADNLEPGDTLQFAHGFNIHYGQIEPPEGVDVTMVAPKSPGHLVRRTYQRGEGTPGLVAVEQNESGEAREEALAYAKAIGCTRAGVIETTFREETETDLFGEQAVLCGGVTEMMKVGYETLVDAGYSPEMAYFEVMNEMKLIVDLIYEGGLMEMWNSVSDTAEYGGLTRGEYVIDDSAREGMEQILEEVQDGTFAKEWISENQTNRPSYKQLREAEQNHEIEEVGEPLRELFSWDEGAE, from the coding sequence ATGACTGACGAATTCGACACGACTGTCTACTACGACGAGGACGCGGACGAATCGTATCTCGAAGACGTAACTGTAGCGGTCCTTGGCTTTGGCAGCCAGGGCCACGCCCACGCTCAGAATCTCGACGACAGCGGGGTCGACGTGGTCGTTGGCCTGCCGGAAGACAACGACGATCGCCCGGTCGTCGAGGACGCTGGCTTGCGGGTCGAGACGCCTGCCGACGCCGCGGCCGAGGGTGACATCGTCGTCATGCTCGTCCCGGACAACGTCCAGCCGGTCGTCTACGACGACATCGCCGACAATCTGGAGCCGGGCGACACGCTGCAGTTCGCACACGGATTCAACATCCACTACGGCCAGATCGAGCCGCCGGAAGGCGTCGACGTGACGATGGTCGCCCCGAAGTCCCCGGGGCACCTGGTCCGTCGAACCTACCAGCGCGGCGAGGGGACGCCAGGTCTGGTCGCCGTCGAACAGAACGAGAGCGGCGAGGCCAGAGAAGAAGCCCTGGCCTACGCGAAGGCCATCGGCTGTACGCGGGCGGGCGTCATCGAGACGACCTTCCGCGAGGAGACCGAGACCGACCTCTTCGGCGAGCAGGCCGTCCTGTGTGGCGGCGTCACCGAGATGATGAAGGTCGGCTACGAGACGCTGGTCGACGCCGGCTACTCCCCGGAGATGGCCTACTTCGAGGTCATGAACGAGATGAAGCTCATTGTCGACCTGATCTACGAAGGTGGACTCATGGAAATGTGGAACTCCGTCTCCGATACAGCCGAGTACGGCGGGCTGACTCGCGGAGAGTACGTCATCGACGATTCGGCCAGGGAGGGGATGGAGCAGATCTTAGAAGAGGTCCAGGACGGCACGTTCGCCAAAGAGTGGATCTCGGAGAACCAGACCAACCGGCCCAGCTACAAGCAACTGCGAGAGGCCGAGCAGAATCACGAAATCGAGGAAGTCGGCGAACCGCTCCGGGAGCTGTTCTCCTGGGACGAGGGAGCCGAGTGA
- the ilvN gene encoding acetolactate synthase small subunit has translation MSSGELPGPAPGDRMRPEGRRNMQGIRIDPEAEATHQPRYAVLSALVKHEPGVLAEVSGLFSRRQFNIESLTVGPTTEENVARMTIVIEEAEPGIEQAKKQLEKLVPTIAVEELQPEAMRRELALVKVRGEKPDDIQSVAEMYGGQAVDASTNAVTVEITGSKQKIDAAVEAFKQFDVEEVVRTGAAALERGAETMDANGYASKK, from the coding sequence ATGAGCAGTGGAGAACTCCCAGGGCCGGCCCCCGGCGATCGGATGCGACCCGAGGGACGGCGCAACATGCAAGGTATTCGTATCGACCCGGAAGCAGAAGCGACCCACCAGCCCCGCTATGCGGTGCTCTCGGCGCTGGTCAAACACGAGCCCGGCGTCCTCGCCGAAGTGTCGGGGCTGTTCAGCCGCCGGCAGTTCAACATCGAGAGCCTCACTGTCGGGCCGACGACCGAGGAGAACGTCGCCCGGATGACGATCGTCATCGAGGAGGCCGAGCCGGGCATCGAGCAGGCCAAAAAGCAACTCGAGAAGCTCGTTCCAACCATCGCCGTCGAGGAGCTACAACCCGAGGCGATGCGGCGGGAACTCGCCCTCGTGAAAGTGCGGGGCGAGAAGCCCGACGACATCCAGTCGGTCGCGGAGATGTACGGCGGCCAAGCCGTCGACGCCTCGACGAACGCCGTGACCGTCGAGATCACGGGCAGCAAGCAGAAGATCGACGCCGCCGTTGAGGCATTCAAGCAGTTCGACGTCGAGGAGGTCGTCCGGACCGGCGCGGCGGCTCTCGAACGCGGCGCGGAGACGATGGACGCAAACGGGTACGCGAGTAAGAAGTAG